The following are from one region of the Vibrio rarus genome:
- a CDS encoding bifunctional tRNA (adenosine(37)-C2)-methyltransferase TrmG/ribosomal RNA large subunit methyltransferase RlmN: protein MTKAKVNLLDFDRQGLRQYFSDELGEKAFRADQVMKWIYHFGCDDFEKMTNLNKKLREKLIRLTEIRSPYVSDAQYSSDGTIKWAMRVGDQDVETVYIPEGDRATLCVSSQVGCALECTFCSTGQQGFNRNLRVSEIIGQIWRASREIGLEKETGRRPITNVVMMGMGEPLLNMKNLMPSLNLMLDDLAFGLSKRRVTVSTSGVVSGLDQMTGNIDVALAISLHAPTDELRNQIMPINERWNIEEFLASVRRYIAASNANRGKVTVEYILLDHVNDDMEHARQLAQLLKDTPAKINLIPFNPYPGSPYNKPSNSRIDRFMKTLMQDGFTVTVRKTRGDDIDAACGQLVGDVIDRTKRTLKNTGEAIPVKSL, encoded by the coding sequence ATGACTAAAGCTAAAGTTAATCTGCTCGATTTTGATCGCCAAGGGTTGCGTCAGTATTTTTCTGATGAGCTTGGTGAGAAAGCATTTAGAGCGGATCAAGTAATGAAGTGGATATACCATTTTGGTTGTGATGACTTCGAAAAAATGACTAACTTAAATAAGAAGTTGCGTGAGAAGCTCATTCGTCTTACTGAAATTCGTTCTCCTTACGTTTCGGATGCGCAATATTCAAGTGACGGTACCATTAAGTGGGCGATGCGAGTAGGCGACCAAGATGTGGAAACCGTATACATTCCCGAAGGGGATCGTGCGACTTTGTGTGTCTCATCTCAAGTAGGTTGTGCATTAGAATGTACTTTCTGCTCAACAGGACAGCAAGGCTTCAACCGTAACCTTCGCGTTTCAGAGATCATTGGTCAAATTTGGCGCGCATCCCGTGAGATTGGTTTGGAAAAAGAAACCGGCCGCCGTCCTATTACCAACGTCGTTATGATGGGAATGGGTGAGCCTCTTCTAAATATGAAGAATTTAATGCCCTCTCTAAATCTTATGCTAGATGATCTGGCTTTTGGTTTATCAAAACGTCGCGTAACCGTATCAACCTCAGGTGTGGTATCTGGCCTTGATCAAATGACCGGCAACATTGATGTGGCGTTAGCCATTTCGTTACACGCGCCAACGGATGAATTGCGTAATCAAATTATGCCTATCAATGAGCGTTGGAACATAGAAGAGTTCTTAGCTTCAGTGCGCCGTTATATTGCAGCGTCTAATGCAAACAGAGGTAAGGTGACGGTTGAGTATATTCTGTTGGATCATGTGAATGACGATATGGAGCATGCGAGACAGCTCGCACAATTATTAAAAGATACGCCAGCTAAGATCAATTTAATACCCTTTAATCCGTATCCTGGTTCACCTTATAACAAGCCGAGTAATTCACGTATTGATCGTTTCATGAAAACATTAATGCAAGACGGCTTTACGGTAACTGTACGTAAGACCCGTGGTGACGATATAGATGCCGCTTGTGGTCAATTAGTCGGTGATGTTATTGACCGAACTAAACGTACCCTGAAAAACACTGGGGAAGCCATTCCGGTAAAATCACTGTAA
- the ndk gene encoding nucleoside-diphosphate kinase: MAIEKTFSIVKPDAVKRNLIGTIYQRIEQAGLRIVAAKMVHLTDEQASGFYAEHEGKPFFGELTEFMTSGPIMVQVLEGEDAIARYRELMGKTNPEQAACGTIRADHALSMRFNSVHGSDSPTSAAREIEFFFPTSEIHARS; the protein is encoded by the coding sequence ATGGCCATTGAAAAAACATTCTCTATCGTGAAACCCGATGCGGTAAAACGCAACCTTATAGGCACTATTTATCAACGCATTGAGCAAGCAGGATTGCGTATCGTTGCCGCGAAAATGGTGCACCTTACTGATGAACAAGCTAGTGGCTTCTATGCTGAACATGAAGGCAAACCTTTCTTTGGTGAGCTCACTGAGTTTATGACCTCTGGACCTATCATGGTTCAAGTACTAGAAGGGGAAGACGCCATTGCTCGTTACCGCGAGTTAATGGGGAAAACCAACCCAGAACAAGCCGCCTGTGGCACCATTCGTGCCGACCATGCATTAAGTATGCGCTTTAACTCTGTACACGGTTCTGACAGTCCAACTTCAGCAGCACGTGAAATAGAGTTCTTCTTCCCAACGTCAGAGATCCACGCTAGAAGTTAA